Below is a window of Candidatus Viadribacter manganicus DNA.
GCGCGCTTATCGCGATCGCGTTGACGGAAAGCTGGCAGAGGAAGTGAAGGGCTTCATCGCCCAGGAATCGATACACTCGCGCGAGCACCACACGCTCAATCAGTTGCTCGACCGCGACTTCTATCCGGTGGCTGAAATCGAAGCCGGCATCAAGGAACGCGTTGGCATCGCACGCTCACGCGGCCCGATGCGTATGCTGCTTTCAACGATCGCGCTCGAACACATCACCTCAATGATGGCCGACATTCACGCCGCCAACCAACAATTGTTCGATGGCGCTCCGGCCGGCATCGAGCGCATGTGGCGCTGGCATGCGATGGAAGAGACCGAGCACAAAGCTGTCGCGTTCGACGTCTTCATGGTCGCGACCAAAGATTGGACGCCGTTCCAACGCTATTTCCGCCGCTGCATGGTGATGGCGATTATCGGCATCATGTTCCCGCGCAACATCGCAGCCTATGCTGCGCGCTTACTCGAAGCCGACGGTTACTCGAAGAAAGACGCACTGAAGGCGGTCAATCGCTTCTTGTGGACTGAGCCAGGCATTTTCGGCCGCGGCGGGAAGCTCTTCTTCTCGTGGTTCCGCCCAGGCTTCCATCCATG
It encodes the following:
- a CDS encoding metal-dependent hydrolase translates to MTAQLTAQMTAHEKTTPAEVKIPPRDIRFDFQGAKARHWLSGDPVGTAVFNALSLTFPDGERMFIDAVRAYRDRVDGKLAEEVKGFIAQESIHSREHHTLNQLLDRDFYPVAEIEAGIKERVGIARSRGPMRMLLSTIALEHITSMMADIHAANQQLFDGAPAGIERMWRWHAMEETEHKAVAFDVFMVATKDWTPFQRYFRRCMVMAIIGIMFPRNIAAYAARLLEADGYSKKDALKAVNRFLWTEPGIFGRGGKLFFSWFRPGFHPWDHDNRALVTTWRKEFDADIAPAHA